Proteins encoded in a region of the Chryseobacterium piperi genome:
- a CDS encoding EamA family transporter encodes MTYSKNNWLIPVAFTNIYVIWGITFLAISFGLKGFPPFILSGFRFLVAGILMLAYLLAKGEKANSVINWRKNGITGILILTGGTGLVAWGEQYITASEAAITIATGPFWFIAIDKKNWKYYFSDKFIPIGLIIGFIGLILFLKGSVNANVHHTATGSSLRITAFIVLAISSVAWVLGSLYSKKNPSSHSTFMNIAQQLIIAGIASFVIAYFRKEWNNFSITGIPLSAWLGVLFLIFFGSIIAYLSYIWLLSVKPAALVSTHTYINPIVTVFAGWIIANQTINGNQLFGLSIILTGVLLTNITKYFKLSKRSKVKIRKVMRYVKRNNRPYQPV; translated from the coding sequence ATGACTTACTCTAAAAACAATTGGTTGATTCCTGTAGCTTTCACCAATATTTATGTCATATGGGGAATCACCTTTTTAGCGATTTCCTTTGGATTAAAAGGATTTCCTCCTTTTATATTATCAGGTTTCAGGTTTTTAGTAGCCGGAATATTGATGCTGGCGTATCTTTTAGCCAAAGGAGAAAAAGCAAATTCCGTCATTAACTGGCGGAAAAACGGGATTACAGGAATTCTTATCCTAACCGGAGGAACAGGACTTGTTGCCTGGGGAGAGCAATATATAACTGCTTCAGAAGCGGCGATAACCATAGCAACAGGACCCTTTTGGTTTATTGCTATTGATAAAAAGAACTGGAAATACTATTTTTCAGATAAGTTTATCCCTATAGGGCTCATCATAGGTTTTATCGGGCTGATACTATTCCTGAAAGGAAGTGTTAATGCTAACGTTCATCATACTGCAACAGGAAGCTCACTTCGTATTACCGCATTTATTGTGTTGGCCATAAGTTCGGTAGCATGGGTTTTAGGGTCTTTATATTCAAAGAAGAATCCATCCAGCCATTCCACCTTCATGAATATTGCACAACAATTGATTATTGCAGGAATTGCTTCTTTTGTGATTGCCTACTTTAGAAAAGAATGGAATAATTTCTCTATTACAGGGATTCCATTGTCAGCATGGTTGGGTGTATTATTCCTGATTTTCTTCGGTTCTATTATCGCCTACCTCTCTTATATATGGCTGCTATCCGTAAAACCGGCAGCATTAGTAAGTACCCATACCTATATCAATCCTATTGTAACTGTATTTGCTGGCTGGATTATTGCTAATCAAACCATCAACGGAAATCAGCTGTTCGGTTTGTCTATTATATTAACGGGAGTTCTCCTTACCAATATTACCAAATACTTCAAACTTTCAAAACGATCAAAAGTAAAGATCAGAAAAGTAATGCGGTATGTGAAGAGAAATAACAGACCTTACCAACCCGTATAA
- a CDS encoding GNAT family N-acetyltransferase, which translates to MERTEVIVSARNRGEVQLFSNDQKVGKMDISVIGQKLTVYHTEVDPEHEGKGFAKILLERLVSYARENDLKIVPLCPYVFAQFKRHPEEYNDVWLKDQDKA; encoded by the coding sequence ATGGAAAGAACAGAAGTAATTGTCAGTGCCCGTAACAGAGGAGAGGTTCAGTTGTTTTCTAATGATCAGAAAGTTGGCAAAATGGATATTTCAGTGATTGGACAAAAACTAACCGTTTATCATACGGAAGTAGATCCTGAGCACGAAGGAAAAGGCTTTGCTAAAATTTTACTGGAAAGACTTGTTTCCTATGCGAGAGAAAATGATCTGAAGATTGTGCCTTTATGTCCTTATGTTTTTGCACAATTCAAACGACATCCGGAAGAATATAATGATGTTTGGTTGAAAGATCAGGACAAAGCCTAA
- a CDS encoding type IA DNA topoisomerase codes for MKLCIAEKPSVARDIAKVLGATTPKQGYMEGNGYCVTWTFGHLCTLKEPHDYGPQFKSWNLFLLPIIPNNFGIKLIPNKGVENQFKVIEKLVEECDEVINCGDAGQEGELIQRWVLQKAKCSKPVQRLWISSLTEEAIKEGFEKLKPADDYKNLYLAGNARAIGDWLLGINATRLFTKKFGNNKFVLSIGRVQTPTLAMLVQRQKEIDSFTTEEYWELKTKYRDVIFNAAIDRLKTLDRAEKGLEYLKINPFEIVSFEIKEGKEKNPRLFDLTGLQVEANKKYGYSADSTLKYIQSLYEKKHVTYPRVDTTYLSESLYPKIEVILRKMYFYQELISPLLGQPIPKSKAVFDDAKVTDHHAIIPTEVPPSQNLSREEKLIYDLVAKRFIAVFYPECKISNTLVEGKVGTIPFKTSGKQILEPGWRAVYAKDAKEEPSEKDKDKEEEQTIPEFTAGETGPHDPMIHQGKTSPPKPYTEATLLRAMETAGKQVDDEELREMLKNNGIGRPSTRANIIETLFKRKYIEKKRKNLYATQTGIQLIDTIEDELLKSPELTGEWELKLRKIESGEYEANQFKEELIQMVTELTKKVVDGKGKVITLQEEEKVVEKKKKEPAPKKELQSWEETKCPKCKGHHLVKGKTAVGCSDFKICGFKIPFEIFGKKLSEKQLMDLILKGKTSKLKGFNTHPDALTEGVLSLSDDFTVQLG; via the coding sequence ATGAAGCTTTGTATTGCCGAGAAACCCAGTGTTGCCAGAGATATCGCCAAAGTATTAGGAGCTACCACGCCTAAACAAGGCTATATGGAAGGAAACGGCTATTGTGTAACATGGACTTTCGGACATCTTTGTACACTTAAGGAGCCTCACGACTATGGCCCACAGTTCAAATCCTGGAATCTATTTTTATTACCTATTATTCCTAATAATTTTGGGATAAAATTAATTCCGAATAAAGGAGTTGAAAATCAATTCAAGGTAATAGAAAAATTAGTGGAAGAATGTGACGAGGTGATTAATTGCGGGGATGCCGGGCAAGAAGGAGAATTGATCCAGCGTTGGGTATTGCAGAAAGCAAAATGTAGCAAGCCTGTTCAGCGTTTATGGATTTCATCACTTACTGAAGAAGCGATTAAAGAAGGTTTTGAAAAACTAAAACCTGCAGATGATTATAAAAATCTGTATTTAGCCGGAAATGCAAGAGCGATAGGAGATTGGTTATTGGGAATCAATGCAACGCGGCTTTTCACCAAGAAGTTTGGGAACAATAAATTTGTTCTTTCCATTGGAAGAGTGCAGACACCGACATTAGCTATGTTGGTTCAGCGTCAGAAGGAAATCGACAGTTTTACTACCGAAGAATATTGGGAACTGAAAACGAAATATCGTGATGTTATTTTCAATGCTGCAATTGATCGATTAAAGACTTTAGACCGTGCAGAAAAAGGATTGGAATATCTTAAAATAAATCCTTTTGAAATCGTATCCTTTGAAATTAAAGAAGGAAAAGAAAAAAATCCAAGACTTTTCGATTTGACCGGACTTCAGGTAGAGGCGAATAAAAAATATGGATACTCTGCGGACAGTACCTTAAAGTATATTCAAAGTCTTTATGAGAAAAAGCATGTGACTTATCCACGTGTAGATACGACCTATTTATCAGAAAGCCTTTATCCGAAAATAGAAGTAATTCTTCGGAAAATGTATTTTTATCAGGAGCTGATTTCTCCATTATTAGGGCAGCCTATTCCCAAATCAAAAGCTGTTTTTGATGATGCAAAAGTTACGGATCACCATGCGATCATTCCAACTGAAGTTCCACCTTCACAGAATCTGAGCAGGGAGGAAAAATTGATTTATGACCTCGTTGCCAAACGTTTTATAGCTGTTTTTTATCCTGAATGTAAAATTTCAAATACATTGGTAGAAGGAAAAGTAGGAACCATTCCTTTTAAAACCAGTGGAAAACAGATCTTGGAACCGGGATGGAGAGCTGTGTATGCAAAAGATGCAAAGGAAGAACCCTCAGAAAAAGATAAGGACAAGGAAGAAGAACAAACGATTCCTGAATTTACCGCAGGAGAAACGGGACCTCATGATCCCATGATCCATCAAGGGAAAACATCACCACCGAAACCTTATACGGAAGCAACATTGCTAAGAGCGATGGAAACTGCCGGAAAGCAGGTAGACGATGAAGAATTGAGGGAAATGTTGAAAAACAATGGAATCGGAAGACCATCTACCCGAGCCAATATCATAGAAACACTTTTCAAACGGAAGTACATTGAAAAGAAAAGAAAGAATCTGTATGCTACACAGACCGGAATTCAACTGATTGACACAATTGAAGACGAACTTCTTAAAAGCCCGGAGTTAACCGGAGAATGGGAATTGAAGCTTCGTAAAATTGAAAGCGGCGAATATGAAGCCAATCAGTTTAAAGAAGAGCTGATACAGATGGTTACCGAATTAACCAAAAAAGTGGTTGACGGAAAAGGAAAGGTGATTACATTACAGGAAGAAGAAAAAGTGGTCGAAAAGAAGAAAAAAGAACCTGCTCCTAAAAAAGAACTTCAATCCTGGGAAGAAACCAAATGCCCAAAATGTAAAGGACATCATTTGGTTAAAGGAAAGACAGCGGTGGGTTGTTCCGATTTCAAAATCTGTGGATTTAAAATACCATTCGAAATTTTTGGGAAAAAGCTCTCGGAAAAGCAGCTTATGGATCTTATTCTGAAAGGAAAAACTTCAAAATTAAAAGGCTTTAACACTCACCCGGATGCTCTGACAGAAGGAGTTCTTTCATTATCTGATGATTTTACAGTACAGCTAGGGTAG
- a CDS encoding PaaI family thioesterase translates to MTPEKKKLITDSFDRSETLKFYKAELLQVETDFISIKIPKMELMTRKAGMFNGAMIASLVDVSSGYAAVSHYEEDCYVVTVELKVNYLRPAMGDALVSKSYVIKGGGKISVVRTEIYTVDENGDSESHVATSLVTMMKIK, encoded by the coding sequence ATGACACCAGAAAAAAAGAAACTTATTACCGATAGCTTTGACAGATCAGAAACCCTGAAATTTTACAAAGCAGAACTCCTTCAGGTGGAAACTGATTTTATTTCCATTAAAATTCCGAAAATGGAACTGATGACCCGAAAAGCAGGAATGTTTAATGGAGCTATGATTGCTTCTTTAGTCGATGTTTCTTCAGGCTACGCTGCGGTTAGTCACTATGAAGAGGATTGTTATGTAGTAACTGTTGAGCTAAAGGTTAATTACTTAAGACCTGCAATGGGAGATGCTTTGGTTTCAAAATCGTATGTGATCAAAGGAGGTGGAAAAATCAGTGTAGTCAGAACAGAAATTTATACAGTTGACGAAAATGGAGATTCCGAAAGCCATGTAGCAACTTCTCTGGTCACCATGATGAAAATCAAATAA
- a CDS encoding MFS transporter produces MQTNSDIKPMNMKSGNSSILPFAIITFIYFIVGFLTTVNEQLQAPLKFTFLAHAGGLKNTFTTLISFFFFLGYLLNGTLGSKWVNAFGYKNTILRGLFFMISGLLMYLLSSWVGYQFPTMDFKISDAIIPFGFVIFVAGSYLMGTSAAIIQVVVNPYAASYPLKGTQPVQRLNILTAINSIGTTSAPFFVTIVMFSGISIENIEIKQLLLPLFVLIICIITVMIITKRLHLPDIENTRAAAGEKLERSIWSFRHFALGVMAIFFYVGTEVAIGANINLNAFELMESGHPITFFGKTDIIIGGMDLGIHALLSTLYWGGFLVGRSISSFFSKISARTQLATTTILATILAIISMITQNLWYLVAIGLLHSSMWSCIYTLSIKGLNKYTSKASGVFISAVFGGAVFTLLQGGLADLLGSWRWTWMLTVICELLMLSYALFGSRIREKDLIIN; encoded by the coding sequence ATGCAAACAAATTCCGATATAAAACCTATGAACATGAAGTCTGGCAACAGCAGTATACTTCCTTTTGCCATCATCACTTTCATTTACTTCATCGTTGGTTTTTTAACCACTGTTAATGAACAATTACAAGCTCCTTTAAAATTCACCTTTCTTGCTCATGCAGGAGGGTTAAAAAATACATTTACTACATTAATTTCTTTCTTTTTCTTTTTAGGCTATTTACTAAACGGAACTTTGGGAAGCAAATGGGTGAATGCATTCGGATATAAGAATACCATTCTGAGAGGCCTGTTTTTCATGATCTCCGGGTTATTGATGTATCTGCTTTCTTCATGGGTTGGGTACCAATTCCCAACCATGGATTTTAAAATAAGCGATGCCATCATCCCTTTTGGCTTCGTTATTTTTGTTGCCGGCTCCTATTTAATGGGAACTTCAGCAGCAATTATTCAGGTAGTGGTGAATCCATATGCAGCGTCTTATCCTCTGAAAGGAACTCAACCGGTACAGCGTCTGAATATTTTAACAGCAATTAATTCAATCGGTACAACCTCAGCGCCATTTTTTGTTACTATTGTGATGTTCAGCGGGATTTCTATTGAGAACATTGAAATCAAACAATTACTTCTGCCTCTTTTTGTATTAATCATTTGTATTATAACGGTTATGATCATTACGAAAAGACTTCATCTTCCGGATATTGAAAATACCCGTGCAGCGGCAGGAGAAAAACTGGAAAGAAGCATCTGGTCATTCAGACACTTTGCTTTAGGCGTAATGGCCATTTTCTTTTATGTAGGAACAGAAGTAGCCATTGGTGCCAACATCAATCTGAATGCTTTCGAACTTATGGAATCCGGTCATCCTATTACATTTTTCGGGAAAACAGACATTATCATCGGCGGGATGGATTTAGGAATACACGCATTATTATCTACCTTATATTGGGGCGGGTTCCTTGTGGGAAGATCTATTTCCAGTTTTTTCAGTAAAATTTCTGCGAGAACTCAATTGGCAACGACAACCATTCTGGCCACTATATTAGCCATTATCTCAATGATCACCCAAAATCTCTGGTACCTGGTAGCCATTGGATTATTACATTCTTCAATGTGGAGCTGTATTTATACTTTGTCCATAAAAGGATTAAACAAATATACCTCAAAAGCGTCAGGAGTATTTATCTCTGCCGTATTTGGTGGAGCCGTATTCACCCTTCTTCAGGGAGGACTGGCAGATTTATTAGGTTCATGGAGATGGACCTGGATGCTGACTGTCATCTGTGAATTGCTTATGCTTTCCTATGCGCTCTTCGGGTCCAGAATAAGAGAGAAAGACCTTATTATTAATTAA
- a CDS encoding mannitol dehydrogenase family protein — MTPIAYQYQRENITTGIVHIGVGNFHRAHQQYYTNLLLENKDQQQWGICGIALLPSDEKIVQNLRSQNLDYTLTVCGRHGQDEVHIIGSLNELIWGIEDPKAVIDKIAEDSVKIISLTITEGGYNLDKETNEFNLNDEEIQHDLKNPSAPKTVFGFIAEGLRQRKNKGVGGLTILSCDNLQHNGDTAKKAFTAFIEAQDQDLAAWVKTNVTFPNSMVDRITPATTAEDIEKLNKNSGWDDKAPVYCEDFIQWVIEDQFIAGRPAWEETGVEFTDDVTAFENMKLSLLNASHTLLSYPSFLKGYRKVDDAMNDPDIVHLIQDFMDMDITPYVPAPKNIDLDFYKQTLIQRFANPSVSDQVSRLCFDGVSKFPVYIMPNLAKMINDQQSLIRMAFLIASYRHYLKYKTDDHGASFEIGEPWLTADDQVLIQSDESIDFLGLSPFKSIDLKKAEVFVKWYTKFVEELKENGVTPVLESILN; from the coding sequence ATGACTCCTATCGCGTACCAGTATCAACGGGAAAATATCACAACCGGCATCGTGCATATCGGTGTTGGAAATTTCCACAGAGCCCATCAGCAGTACTATACCAATTTATTACTGGAAAATAAGGACCAACAGCAATGGGGAATTTGTGGAATCGCTTTACTTCCCTCCGATGAAAAAATAGTTCAAAATCTAAGATCTCAAAATCTGGATTATACGCTTACCGTTTGTGGCAGGCATGGTCAGGATGAAGTACATATAATTGGATCTCTCAATGAACTCATCTGGGGAATAGAAGATCCCAAAGCTGTTATAGATAAGATTGCTGAAGATTCAGTAAAAATCATCAGTCTGACCATCACTGAAGGTGGATACAATTTAGACAAGGAAACGAACGAGTTCAATTTGAATGATGAGGAAATTCAGCATGATTTAAAAAATCCGTCTGCTCCTAAAACCGTTTTCGGCTTTATTGCGGAAGGACTCAGACAGCGTAAAAATAAAGGAGTCGGAGGTCTTACCATCCTATCGTGTGATAATCTGCAGCATAATGGTGATACAGCCAAAAAAGCATTTACTGCTTTTATAGAAGCTCAGGATCAAGATCTCGCAGCATGGGTCAAAACGAACGTTACTTTCCCTAACAGCATGGTAGACCGTATTACTCCGGCAACTACTGCTGAAGATATTGAAAAGCTTAACAAAAATAGTGGCTGGGATGATAAAGCACCTGTGTATTGTGAAGATTTTATACAATGGGTCATCGAAGATCAGTTTATCGCAGGAAGGCCTGCATGGGAAGAAACCGGTGTAGAATTCACAGATGATGTTACTGCATTTGAGAATATGAAGCTCAGTCTTCTGAATGCTTCTCATACCCTACTGTCTTATCCCTCTTTTCTTAAAGGATACCGTAAAGTAGATGATGCTATGAATGATCCGGACATTGTACATCTTATTCAGGATTTTATGGATATGGATATTACGCCGTATGTACCAGCTCCTAAAAACATAGATCTGGACTTTTATAAACAAACATTAATACAACGTTTCGCTAACCCCAGTGTCAGTGATCAGGTCAGCAGGCTATGCTTTGATGGGGTTTCAAAATTCCCGGTTTATATCATGCCTAATCTGGCTAAAATGATCAATGATCAACAGAGTCTTATCCGGATGGCCTTTCTGATCGCCTCATACAGACATTATTTAAAATATAAGACCGATGATCATGGAGCATCTTTTGAAATCGGAGAACCATGGCTTACAGCTGATGATCAGGTTTTAATTCAAAGTGATGAGTCTATTGACTTTTTAGGTTTATCTCCTTTTAAAAGTATTGATTTAAAGAAGGCTGAAGTATTCGTTAAGTGGTATACAAAATTTGTAGAAGAGTTGAAAGAGAATGGTGTTACACCTGTGTTGGAATCCATTTTAAACTAA
- a CDS encoding LacI family DNA-binding transcriptional regulator, translating into MKRVTIKDLSKFLSLSTSTISRALLNDKNIHPETQKRVLQAAERLGYKPNSTALNLKYGKSKNIGLVVPEMITPFSSKVLRGIQNILDPLGYRVIITQSDENPLIERKNLKLLEEFNVDGIIINLCHESFNEEVYRELINHELPMVFFDRIPGKSLNVSKVIVDDQIKASLVVEHLINTGRKRIAHIMGPLTIRNVTERANGYKRILEKYDISDPDLIIQTDGMTFEHGRRAVQELLNKKIPFDSIFAFSDTLAIGAMNYLHEQHIKIPQEVAIASFSGTELATIVHPQLTTVQQPLEKMGETAAQLVVEKINNKLSPEQTIVMDTELIYRASTLSE; encoded by the coding sequence ATGAAACGTGTAACAATTAAAGATCTCTCGAAATTTTTGTCATTATCTACCTCTACCATCTCCAGAGCACTGCTTAATGATAAAAATATACATCCTGAAACCCAAAAAAGAGTTCTTCAGGCAGCGGAAAGATTGGGGTATAAACCCAACTCAACGGCCTTAAATCTGAAATATGGAAAATCTAAGAATATAGGGCTCGTCGTTCCGGAAATGATCACTCCCTTTTCTTCAAAGGTACTGAGAGGAATCCAAAACATTTTAGATCCATTAGGCTATAGAGTTATTATTACACAATCCGATGAAAACCCATTAATTGAAAGGAAAAACCTAAAACTTTTAGAAGAATTTAATGTTGATGGTATTATTATTAATCTTTGCCATGAAAGCTTCAATGAAGAAGTATACAGAGAGCTGATCAATCATGAATTACCTATGGTTTTCTTTGACAGAATCCCAGGAAAGTCATTAAACGTTTCAAAAGTGATTGTAGATGACCAGATCAAGGCTTCATTGGTCGTAGAGCACCTGATCAATACCGGAAGGAAAAGAATAGCTCACATTATGGGTCCCCTTACCATAAGAAATGTCACTGAGAGAGCCAACGGATACAAACGGATTCTTGAAAAATACGACATCTCTGATCCTGATTTGATCATACAGACTGACGGGATGACTTTTGAACATGGAAGAAGAGCTGTGCAGGAACTACTGAATAAAAAGATCCCATTTGATAGTATTTTTGCTTTTTCGGATACATTAGCGATAGGCGCAATGAATTATCTTCATGAGCAACATATAAAAATACCACAAGAAGTAGCGATAGCAAGCTTTTCAGGAACTGAGTTGGCTACTATTGTACATCCTCAGCTGACAACTGTGCAGCAGCCTCTGGAAAAAATGGGTGAAACCGCAGCTCAGTTAGTGGTGGAGAAAATAAATAATAAATTGTCTCCCGAGCAAACGATTGTTATGGATACTGAATTGATTTACAGGGCTTCAACACTTTCTGAATAA
- a CDS encoding RNA polymerase sigma factor, whose protein sequence is MAQFKKIYSEYKHRVYFFVRKYIQRDEDVEDVVQDIFVHVWKHMDKANDSTAIEAIIFKTSKQEVANFYRKHKLVLVSSDQNTIPETEDETPDEVYTEEQLSKIEPLLDELPQKTKELFIRHTVDNLSYSQLAKENNISKVAIGKHINKAISFLKINLH, encoded by the coding sequence ATGGCGCAATTCAAAAAGATATATTCTGAATATAAACATAGAGTTTATTTCTTTGTCAGAAAATACATTCAGAGAGATGAGGATGTAGAAGACGTTGTACAGGATATTTTTGTACATGTCTGGAAGCATATGGATAAAGCGAATGATTCTACAGCAATAGAGGCTATCATCTTTAAAACCAGTAAACAGGAAGTCGCTAATTTTTATCGTAAGCATAAACTGGTGCTGGTTTCCTCAGATCAGAATACAATTCCGGAAACAGAGGATGAAACTCCGGATGAGGTGTACACAGAAGAGCAGCTCTCTAAAATAGAACCATTACTGGATGAGCTTCCCCAAAAAACCAAAGAATTATTCATTCGGCATACGGTCGACAATTTAAGTTATTCCCAGCTGGCCAAAGAAAATAATATCTCTAAAGTGGCCATCGGCAAACACATCAACAAGGCGATCAGCTTTTTGAAAATCAATCTCCATTAA